A portion of the Sphingorhabdus pulchriflava genome contains these proteins:
- a CDS encoding Maf family protein, with amino-acid sequence MRLVLASSSPRRRDLLARIGIVPDRIASPDIDETPRKGEMARVYALRLAIEKAHAVAREADEVVVAGDTTVAVGRRILPQAADVDMQRTFLELLSGRRHHVWSAVCVIDTEGRARSRISDSIVRFKRLSAAEIEAYIASGEGLGKAGGYAIQGRAEALIDWMAGSHSGVVGLPLYETRALLRASGYSVE; translated from the coding sequence TTGCGGCTTGTTCTCGCATCCTCATCTCCCCGCCGTCGCGACTTATTGGCGCGCATTGGCATTGTGCCGGACCGGATAGCATCCCCTGACATCGACGAAACACCGCGCAAAGGAGAAATGGCGCGCGTTTATGCACTTCGTCTGGCGATCGAAAAAGCCCATGCCGTCGCGCGTGAAGCGGACGAAGTTGTTGTAGCGGGGGATACAACAGTGGCCGTCGGTCGGCGGATACTCCCACAAGCCGCCGATGTAGATATGCAGCGAACGTTTCTGGAGTTGCTCAGCGGACGCCGCCACCATGTGTGGAGTGCAGTGTGCGTAATAGACACAGAGGGACGCGCGCGTAGCCGGATCAGCGACAGCATTGTTCGTTTCAAACGTCTCAGCGCTGCCGAGATCGAAGCTTATATCGCCAGCGGCGAAGGGCTCGGTAAAGCGGGCGGCTATGCCATCCAGGGCAGGGCAGAGGCACTCATTGACTGGATGGCGGGCAGCCATTCGGGTGTGGTCGGCTTGCCGCTCTATGAAACGCGCGCTCTGCTGAGGGCATCCGGCTATTCGGTCGAATGA
- a CDS encoding acetyl-CoA C-acetyltransferase: MAEAYIIDAVRTPRGVGKPGKGALSHLHPQHLAATVLKALKDRNNLETSTVDDIIWSTSSQNGKQGGDMGRMAALAAGYDITASGTTLDRFCGGGITSVNLAAATVMSGMEDCVIAGGTEMMSFTAAYGAELANAGIKPLGMGSGNAALDAIHPQSHQGICGDAIASMEGITREELDALALSSQEKAARAIREGRFDHSVVTVYNEDGTVALDHEEFPRPETTAEGLAALKPSFAGIADFDLGGGNTFRNQINRRYPDLKIEHFHHAGNSSGVVDGAAALLITSKDYADKNGLKPRGRIVAYANIGDCPTLMLNAPVPAAKKVLEKAGLKVEDIDVWEINEAFAVVAEKFIRDLNLDRDKVNINGGACALGHPIGATGSILIGTALDELERSGGRYGLVTMCAAGGMAPAIIIERI, encoded by the coding sequence ATGGCAGAAGCATATATAATAGACGCAGTTCGTACCCCGCGCGGGGTAGGCAAGCCCGGCAAAGGCGCATTGTCGCATCTCCACCCGCAGCATCTGGCGGCAACCGTGCTCAAAGCACTCAAGGATCGCAACAATCTCGAAACCTCGACCGTCGACGACATCATCTGGTCGACTTCCAGCCAGAACGGCAAGCAAGGTGGCGACATGGGCCGCATGGCGGCGCTCGCCGCCGGTTATGACATTACGGCTTCGGGTACCACCCTCGACCGCTTTTGTGGCGGCGGCATCACCTCGGTGAACCTGGCAGCTGCCACAGTCATGTCGGGCATGGAAGACTGCGTCATCGCAGGCGGCACCGAAATGATGAGCTTCACGGCAGCCTATGGCGCTGAACTTGCCAATGCCGGAATCAAGCCGCTCGGCATGGGTTCGGGCAATGCGGCGCTCGATGCCATTCACCCGCAGTCGCATCAGGGCATTTGCGGCGACGCCATTGCCAGCATGGAAGGCATCACGCGCGAAGAACTCGACGCGCTTGCGCTGTCGAGCCAGGAAAAGGCTGCCCGCGCGATCCGCGAAGGCCGTTTCGACCACTCGGTGGTCACCGTCTATAACGAAGACGGCACTGTCGCACTCGACCATGAAGAATTCCCGCGTCCGGAAACGACTGCCGAAGGCCTCGCCGCACTCAAGCCCAGCTTTGCAGGCATAGCCGATTTCGATCTCGGTGGCGGCAACACCTTCCGCAACCAGATCAACCGTCGCTATCCGGATCTGAAGATCGAGCATTTCCACCATGCCGGCAACAGTTCGGGCGTGGTTGATGGCGCAGCGGCGCTGTTGATCACATCGAAGGATTATGCGGACAAAAACGGCCTGAAACCCCGTGGTCGCATCGTCGCCTATGCCAATATCGGCGATTGCCCCACACTGATGCTCAACGCACCGGTTCCGGCAGCGAAGAAGGTGCTTGAGAAGGCAGGCCTCAAGGTCGAAGATATCGACGTATGGGAAATCAACGAAGCTTTTGCCGTGGTTGCCGAGAAGTTCATTCGCGATCTGAATCTTGATCGCGACAAGGTGAACATCAATGGCGGCGCCTGCGCCCTTGGCCACCCGATTGGCGCCACCGGTTCGATCCTGATCGGCACCGCGCTCGACGAACTGGAACGCTCGGGCGGCCGCTATGGCCTCGTCACCATGTGTGCGGCGGGCGGCATGGCCCCTGCGATCATCATCGAACGCATCTAA
- the rodA gene encoding rod shape-determining protein RodA, whose product MTNGIVPAPIAGLPWRLIFLMFAMTGFGTVILYSAAGGSLTPWAGQHFVRFLVFLTMAIVLSRFPLDFWKKITIPAYFGALALLFVVELIGQVGGGSQRWINIGFMTLQPSELMKLAIVLAAAWFFDRLPPSKINSLDAIWPIIALLGVPSILVIIQPDFDSAIAFAFPVAVMAFVAGMPLLYFIGGGASLAAIAPLVFFFGLKEYQQNRVLIFLNPENDPLGAGYHITQSKIAIGSGGVFGKGFLNGTQSHLDYLPEGHTDFVFATMAEEWGLMGGLAVMAGFFFLLRWGLRVGLESRSRFGQLVAVGLTAMMFFSIMINLMMVMGLAPVAGIPLPFISHGGSSFLTVMISIGIIMSIERHPARRQFG is encoded by the coding sequence ATGACCAACGGAATCGTTCCTGCCCCGATCGCCGGTCTTCCATGGCGGCTGATCTTCCTGATGTTCGCGATGACAGGGTTCGGAACTGTCATTCTCTATTCGGCAGCAGGCGGCAGCCTGACTCCCTGGGCAGGGCAGCATTTCGTTCGCTTTCTCGTGTTCTTGACGATGGCCATCGTCCTGTCGCGCTTTCCTCTCGATTTCTGGAAAAAGATTACCATTCCGGCCTATTTCGGGGCGCTTGCTTTGCTTTTTGTAGTGGAATTGATAGGCCAGGTCGGCGGCGGCAGTCAGCGCTGGATCAATATCGGCTTCATGACGCTTCAACCGTCAGAACTGATGAAGCTGGCGATCGTTCTGGCAGCAGCATGGTTTTTTGACCGGCTACCTCCGTCCAAAATCAACAGTCTGGACGCGATTTGGCCGATAATCGCCTTGCTTGGTGTTCCTAGTATATTGGTGATTATCCAACCCGATTTTGACTCGGCCATCGCCTTTGCCTTCCCCGTCGCGGTTATGGCTTTTGTTGCGGGGATGCCGTTGCTCTATTTCATAGGTGGTGGCGCCTCGTTGGCGGCGATTGCGCCGCTGGTCTTTTTCTTTGGCTTGAAAGAATATCAGCAGAACCGGGTTCTCATCTTTCTCAATCCCGAAAATGACCCGCTCGGCGCTGGCTATCACATCACCCAGTCGAAAATTGCGATTGGCTCCGGTGGAGTGTTTGGCAAAGGTTTTCTTAACGGAACACAAAGCCATTTGGACTATTTGCCCGAAGGTCATACCGATTTTGTCTTTGCGACCATGGCCGAGGAATGGGGCCTGATGGGCGGTCTCGCAGTAATGGCAGGTTTCTTCTTTCTTTTACGCTGGGGCTTGAGAGTGGGCCTCGAAAGCCGCTCCCGCTTTGGCCAGCTCGTGGCAGTCGGGCTGACGGCGATGATGTTCTTCAGCATCATGATCAATTTGATGATGGTGATGGGGCTCGCTCCGGTAGCCGGCATTCCCCTTCCCTTTATCAGCCATGGCGGTTCGTCCTTCCTGACGGTGATGATCAGCATCGGTATCATCATGTCGATCGAACGCCACCCCGCCCGTCGCCAGTTCGGTTGA
- a CDS encoding TonB-dependent receptor, translated as MPSVAYAADEAATEVPGDEAASVEAESVEDDSSTPDIIVTATRIRGAVDTDAPPIDELSEDDITAIGASSITDLLAAVAPQAGSGRGRGGGGPPVILLNGQRVSSFRELRDLPPEAIRQVQIFPEEVALKYGFRPDQRVVNFILKDDFASFNVEHDFEMPEKGGFTTKEFEATFTRIGKDNRLNIDTEFESSSRITEDERSILPSSASAPYALAGNVTGSGIGGEIDPALSAIAGQIVTIAGVPSSPTLAGFAANANNAANGDIGSYRTLQPSSQRFSTNATWSKLLGPQTNLSINGRFEVQDQHSLLGLPFASLAVPASNPYSPFATDVTLNRYFTEPRPLTRDVKTHTAQGGVSFNTLLADWRLALTGDYTLVDTETVTQTNGDYTDLRAGIAAGTINPFAADLGTSLLFTAPDTADSTTGTLSLRSTFSGTLFEMPAGEVQMTIRNGYDRQTIDSTASRRGVVTSVGLNRDNINSAFNVELPLLERGVGALGGIGDLSINGNMGFSDLSDFGTLIEYGAGLRWSPIEGVTVSASIIGDENAPGLGQLGNPTIVTPNVAYYDFVRGESRFIDVVSGGNPALLAESRKDLKIGLDWSPKFVEGLSLQFEYFKNKSKDTTASFPLLTPEIETAFPGRVTRDANGELIRLDQRPVNFAEERSERIRWGFNMSGPIGKQQQRGPGAGTPGGGRGPGAGGPGGGRGPMGMMPGGGPPSRWQMALYHTYRLKDEILIAPGVPVLDLLDGSATSSLGGSPQHELTLNGGVFHKGMGLRFEGTYRGATRADGSGLPGSSDLYFSDQFSLNSFLFISLDQRGDLTKKVPFLKGSRIAFRVQNVLNDYIKVRDNNGATPLSYQRGFLDPEGRVFELSFRKRF; from the coding sequence ATGCCATCCGTCGCGTATGCCGCTGACGAAGCAGCTACAGAGGTTCCCGGTGATGAAGCCGCTTCTGTTGAGGCCGAGTCGGTCGAAGACGACAGCTCAACGCCTGACATCATCGTTACAGCGACGCGAATCCGAGGGGCGGTCGATACCGACGCCCCTCCTATCGACGAACTGTCCGAAGATGATATCACGGCTATCGGAGCGTCCTCGATCACTGATCTTTTGGCCGCAGTCGCGCCACAAGCAGGATCGGGGCGCGGACGTGGCGGTGGCGGCCCGCCGGTCATCCTGCTCAACGGGCAACGTGTATCGAGTTTCCGCGAATTACGCGACCTGCCCCCAGAGGCAATCAGGCAGGTGCAGATTTTTCCGGAAGAAGTTGCGCTAAAATATGGCTTTCGCCCTGACCAGCGCGTCGTCAATTTCATCCTGAAGGATGATTTTGCGTCGTTCAACGTCGAGCATGACTTCGAAATGCCAGAAAAAGGCGGCTTTACAACCAAAGAGTTTGAAGCCACCTTCACCCGCATCGGCAAGGACAACCGGCTCAACATTGATACCGAATTCGAAAGCAGCAGCCGGATTACCGAAGACGAACGTTCGATCCTGCCAAGTTCTGCGTCGGCTCCCTATGCTTTGGCCGGTAATGTAACCGGTTCGGGCATAGGCGGTGAAATCGACCCGGCATTGAGCGCTATTGCAGGGCAAATAGTGACGATTGCGGGTGTACCTTCCTCCCCCACACTTGCAGGCTTTGCAGCAAATGCAAACAATGCCGCCAATGGCGATATTGGATCATACCGGACATTGCAGCCCAGTTCACAGCGTTTCTCGACCAACGCGACCTGGAGCAAACTGCTCGGACCGCAAACCAACCTGTCGATCAACGGGCGTTTCGAGGTGCAGGATCAGCACAGCCTGCTGGGCTTGCCTTTCGCCAGCCTGGCTGTCCCCGCATCAAACCCGTATTCGCCCTTTGCAACCGACGTCACGCTGAACCGCTATTTTACCGAACCGCGCCCGCTGACACGCGACGTCAAGACGCACACCGCGCAAGGTGGCGTGTCGTTTAACACCCTGCTCGCCGACTGGCGGCTTGCGCTGACCGGCGATTATACCTTGGTCGATACCGAAACGGTTACCCAGACCAATGGCGATTATACAGACCTGCGCGCTGGAATAGCGGCGGGCACAATCAATCCCTTTGCCGCCGATCTCGGGACTAGCCTGTTATTTACTGCGCCGGACACAGCCGACAGCACGACGGGCACCTTGTCGCTGCGCAGCACCTTTTCTGGCACGCTATTCGAAATGCCGGCCGGCGAAGTGCAGATGACCATCCGCAACGGCTATGACCGGCAGACCATCGATAGCACCGCCAGCCGTCGCGGCGTCGTGACGTCCGTCGGGCTGAACCGCGATAACATCAACAGCGCGTTTAATGTCGAACTGCCTTTGCTTGAACGAGGCGTTGGCGCGCTTGGCGGCATTGGTGACCTGTCGATCAACGGCAATATGGGTTTTTCGGACCTGTCGGATTTTGGCACTTTAATCGAATATGGGGCTGGATTGCGCTGGTCGCCAATAGAAGGCGTCACGGTTTCCGCTTCGATCATCGGCGACGAAAATGCCCCCGGCCTTGGCCAGTTAGGCAATCCGACGATAGTGACGCCGAATGTCGCTTATTATGACTTTGTCCGCGGCGAGAGTCGGTTCATTGACGTCGTCAGCGGAGGCAACCCTGCTTTGCTGGCGGAAAGCCGAAAAGACCTGAAAATCGGACTCGATTGGAGTCCCAAATTCGTCGAAGGCTTGAGCCTTCAGTTCGAGTATTTCAAGAATAAGAGCAAGGATACAACTGCTTCCTTCCCGTTGCTGACCCCCGAAATCGAAACCGCATTTCCAGGTCGCGTTACGCGCGATGCCAACGGCGAATTGATCCGGCTTGACCAGCGACCGGTGAATTTTGCCGAAGAGCGGTCAGAACGCATCCGCTGGGGATTCAACATGTCCGGCCCAATCGGCAAGCAGCAGCAACGCGGCCCCGGCGCTGGCACTCCGGGCGGTGGACGAGGTCCGGGCGCGGGTGGCCCTGGTGGTGGTCGCGGTCCTATGGGTATGATGCCCGGCGGCGGCCCGCCAAGCCGCTGGCAGATGGCACTTTACCACACCTATCGACTAAAAGACGAAATCCTGATCGCTCCCGGTGTTCCAGTACTTGACCTGCTCGATGGATCGGCGACCAGCAGTCTTGGTGGCTCGCCGCAGCATGAACTCACCCTCAACGGCGGGGTTTTCCACAAAGGAATGGGGTTACGCTTTGAGGGCACCTACCGCGGGGCAACGCGAGCAGATGGTAGTGGGCTGCCAGGTAGCAGCGATCTCTATTTCAGCGACCAGTTCAGCCTGAACAGCTTCCTGTTCATCAGCCTCGACCAGCGCGGAGACTTGACCAAAAAGGTGCCATTTCTCAAAGGTAGCCGTATAGCGTTTCGCGTCCAGAACGTCCTCAACGACTATATCAAGGTCCGCGACAATAATGGCGCGACGCCTTTGAGCTATCAGCGAGGCTTCCTGGATCCGGAGGGCCGTGTGTTCGAACTGAGCTTCCGGAAGCGATTCTAG
- the mrdA gene encoding penicillin-binding protein 2: MAARNMKEERGPTSGQLEIRFSRRTALVGGIQAALGAVVAARMTYISIFENEQYKLAAESNRVNLTLIPPRRGWFIDRYGKPIATNRADFRVDLIPERVTDKAKTIKTLGELLSLDKDDIERINRELSHARGFQPVQVKDGLDYESFARVSVRLPDLPGVSPRQGFSRFYPSGPAVGHLIGYVGIASAEDYAKNKDPLLITPGYKIGKDGLEKAFEDRLQGKPGAKRVEVTARGKLIRELSSRSDTPGKPVQLTIDIDLHNYASRRLGLESGSVVIFDCLTGDILTMASMPCFDPNSFSDGIGALEYKWLRQDDHIPLLNKSLQGLYPPGSTLKPMAGLAMLKHGIDPEETVSCGGGYRLGNRVFKCLGRHGPMNMRSAIMKSCNTYFYAMSNRIGYDAIAPAARELGLGQEFALPFTSQRYGTVPDSEWMRRKYGKEWSRSDTLNATIGQGYVLASPFQLALMAARIASGLKVDPHIIAGKRKPAQHLPFPDEHLAIVREGMDMVVNGAGTAVRSRLDLPDVRMGGKTGTAQVRAIKGGQRGQSGAWKYRDHGLFVCFAPVDQPRYGAAVVIEHGMGGARAAAPIAKDVLTFLYDREKAMAALEALEAGWGGTPVERMQRSLDAFIAASRGPTREDSEAAQKKQTEAG; this comes from the coding sequence ATGGCGGCTCGCAACATGAAGGAAGAGCGCGGCCCGACAAGCGGGCAACTAGAAATCCGCTTTTCGCGCCGCACTGCTCTGGTCGGGGGCATACAGGCCGCGCTTGGTGCGGTCGTTGCCGCGCGCATGACCTATATTTCGATCTTCGAAAATGAGCAGTACAAGCTCGCCGCCGAAAGCAATCGCGTCAACCTGACGCTGATCCCGCCCCGTCGCGGCTGGTTCATCGATCGCTATGGCAAACCCATCGCCACCAATCGCGCCGACTTCCGCGTTGACCTTATTCCCGAAAGGGTCACCGACAAGGCAAAGACGATCAAGACACTGGGCGAGTTGCTTTCGCTCGACAAGGACGACATCGAACGCATCAATCGTGAGCTGTCGCATGCACGCGGGTTCCAGCCGGTCCAGGTGAAGGACGGCCTGGATTATGAGAGCTTCGCCCGCGTTAGCGTCCGCTTGCCTGACTTGCCCGGTGTAAGCCCGCGCCAAGGCTTTTCACGCTTCTATCCTAGTGGCCCTGCTGTCGGGCATCTGATCGGATATGTCGGCATCGCCTCCGCTGAGGACTATGCCAAGAACAAGGATCCACTGCTGATTACCCCCGGGTACAAAATCGGTAAGGATGGGCTCGAAAAGGCGTTTGAAGACCGGTTGCAAGGAAAGCCCGGAGCGAAACGGGTTGAAGTGACCGCGCGTGGGAAACTGATCCGCGAACTTTCATCGCGCAGCGACACGCCGGGCAAGCCGGTGCAACTGACCATTGATATCGATCTGCACAATTATGCCTCTCGACGACTTGGACTAGAGTCTGGGTCCGTAGTCATCTTCGACTGTCTGACCGGCGACATATTGACGATGGCGTCGATGCCCTGTTTCGACCCGAACAGCTTTTCCGACGGTATCGGCGCGCTGGAATATAAATGGTTGCGACAGGACGATCATATTCCGCTCCTCAACAAAAGTTTGCAGGGGCTTTACCCGCCGGGTTCCACGCTGAAGCCCATGGCAGGGCTTGCGATGCTCAAACATGGTATCGATCCTGAAGAGACGGTTTCATGCGGCGGAGGCTACCGGCTAGGCAACCGCGTGTTCAAATGCCTCGGTCGACACGGGCCGATGAATATGCGCAGCGCGATCATGAAGAGCTGCAACACCTATTTTTATGCGATGAGCAACCGCATCGGCTATGATGCAATCGCACCTGCTGCGCGCGAATTGGGTCTCGGTCAGGAATTCGCCCTGCCCTTCACTTCGCAGCGTTACGGGACCGTACCCGACAGTGAATGGATGCGCCGAAAATATGGCAAGGAATGGTCCAGATCGGATACGCTGAATGCAACCATCGGGCAAGGCTATGTTCTGGCCAGCCCCTTTCAGCTTGCCTTGATGGCGGCCCGCATCGCATCGGGCCTGAAAGTGGATCCGCATATTATCGCTGGCAAACGAAAGCCGGCACAGCATCTGCCCTTCCCCGATGAACATCTCGCAATTGTGCGTGAGGGAATGGATATGGTGGTCAATGGTGCCGGCACGGCCGTTCGTAGCCGCCTTGACCTGCCCGACGTCCGGATGGGCGGCAAGACCGGTACGGCACAGGTGCGCGCCATCAAAGGCGGTCAGCGCGGGCAATCAGGCGCATGGAAATATCGCGATCACGGCTTGTTTGTATGTTTCGCACCGGTTGACCAGCCGCGCTATGGCGCAGCGGTTGTTATAGAGCATGGCATGGGCGGTGCGCGAGCGGCCGCTCCTATAGCGAAGGACGTGCTGACCTTTCTCTATGACCGCGAAAAGGCAATGGCCGCATTGGAAGCTCTGGAAGCGGGCTGGGGCGGAACGCCGGTCGAACGGATGCAACGATCGCTCGATGCCTTTATCGCTGCGTCACGCGGGCCGACCAGAGAGGACAGCGAGGCCGCACAAAAGAAGCAGACGGAGGCGGGATGA
- a CDS encoding DNA gyrase inhibitor YacG — MSAKAKTAKCPLCGKPESIEHKPFCSKGCKDRDLLQWLGEGYRMKGPPADPDFPEEV, encoded by the coding sequence ATGTCAGCCAAAGCTAAAACCGCCAAATGCCCACTTTGTGGGAAGCCCGAATCCATTGAACATAAGCCCTTTTGTAGCAAGGGCTGCAAGGATCGCGATCTGTTGCAATGGCTGGGCGAGGGGTACAGGATGAAAGGTCCACCTGCCGATCCTGATTTCCCCGAAGAGGTTTGA
- the infA gene encoding translation initiation factor IF-1 → MAKEELIEMRGTVRELLPNAMFRVELENGHEVLGHTAGKMRKNRIRVLVGDEVLCEMTPYDLTKGRITYRFK, encoded by the coding sequence ATGGCTAAGGAAGAACTCATCGAAATGCGTGGTACGGTGCGCGAATTGCTGCCCAATGCCATGTTCCGCGTCGAACTTGAAAATGGCCATGAAGTGCTTGGCCATACCGCCGGCAAGATGCGAAAAAACCGCATCCGCGTGCTGGTGGGTGATGAAGTTCTTTGCGAAATGACCCCTTATGATCTGACCAAAGGCCGGATCACATATCGTTTCAAGTAA
- a CDS encoding SDR family oxidoreductase — protein sequence MKIDSQISAVVTGAASGLGRASAEALASAGTKVAIFDINEDLGSEVAAKIGGIFCKVDITSEDSVVAGFAKARAAHGQERILVHCAMTSKRGKTLSFDKETGKYKRTSTADYEFGVQGILVASYRLASLSALGMSELEPMEDGERGCITLTASVAAQDAQIGQVIYGSAKAGVNGLVLPLARDLMDLGIRCNSIMPGIFATPLMLGAPQNVLDSLAASVPFPKRLGKPEEFGSLVLELNRNTYFNGQCLRLDGAIRMAPR from the coding sequence ATGAAGATCGACAGTCAAATATCGGCAGTGGTAACAGGCGCCGCATCCGGCCTCGGTCGTGCGAGTGCAGAAGCGTTGGCATCTGCAGGTACGAAAGTCGCGATTTTCGATATCAATGAAGACCTTGGTAGCGAGGTCGCAGCAAAAATCGGCGGCATATTCTGCAAGGTCGATATCACCAGCGAAGACAGCGTCGTTGCCGGATTTGCAAAAGCACGCGCGGCCCATGGCCAAGAGCGAATCCTTGTCCATTGTGCCATGACCTCGAAGCGTGGCAAAACCCTGTCTTTCGACAAGGAAACCGGCAAGTATAAGCGCACCTCGACCGCAGACTATGAATTTGGTGTGCAGGGCATTCTCGTTGCATCCTATCGCCTCGCCTCGCTGTCGGCGCTCGGCATGAGCGAACTCGAGCCGATGGAAGATGGCGAACGCGGTTGCATCACGCTGACCGCATCGGTCGCCGCGCAAGATGCACAGATTGGTCAGGTCATTTATGGATCTGCCAAAGCTGGCGTAAACGGCCTAGTCCTGCCGCTGGCGCGCGACCTGATGGATCTGGGTATCCGCTGCAACTCCATCATGCCTGGCATTTTCGCGACCCCACTCATGCTCGGCGCCCCGCAAAATGTGCTCGATAGCCTTGCTGCATCTGTCCCCTTCCCCAAGCGCCTCGGAAAACCCGAGGAGTTTGGCAGCCTGGTGCTCGAACTCAACCGCAACACCTATTTCAATGGCCAATGCTTGCGCCTCGACGGCGCGATCAGAATGGCCCCTCGTTAA
- a CDS encoding ribonuclease E/G, whose product MTTSLLWDAGPGEVRAGLVEDGKLIEFRIFRQLEHLSMPLAAGEKYSARVVNRTGPNKALVTIGGGVDAILQPAAQFTDGQLLVVEMTRAPVPEPGRWKLPLVRAVPDSQATAPLGWQRGDSPEQSFARMMAAKADQLVCSTPQVANDLRAMVGDAKPVHIDADTIADADFDSLAEMSVTGEFPIEGGMLTIERTRAMTMIDIDGGSGAMTLNLAAAREIPRLLQLLDIGGQIGIDFLTLPDRAARQALDAALTESCKKLGSHERTAVNGFGFVQIVRPRNGASVQEILCGITPGRLSLDSKAIALLRATAVSTGHGCRTLTAPPKIIERIKRWPDTLAKLRLSLGTDIELVSDSSVTGYGHVHVSQS is encoded by the coding sequence ATGACAACCAGCCTGCTTTGGGATGCAGGGCCGGGCGAAGTTCGCGCCGGTTTGGTTGAAGATGGAAAGCTCATCGAATTTCGCATTTTCCGACAACTTGAACATTTATCGATGCCGTTGGCCGCAGGCGAAAAATATTCAGCGCGGGTTGTAAACCGAACTGGACCGAATAAGGCTCTTGTCACAATAGGCGGCGGGGTGGATGCGATATTACAGCCCGCAGCGCAATTCACCGATGGGCAACTGCTTGTTGTAGAAATGACGCGTGCACCCGTTCCTGAACCCGGGCGATGGAAATTGCCGCTGGTGCGCGCAGTGCCTGATAGCCAAGCTACGGCGCCGCTAGGATGGCAACGGGGCGACTCGCCAGAACAGTCTTTCGCCCGCATGATGGCTGCAAAAGCCGATCAGCTTGTCTGCTCGACCCCACAGGTCGCAAATGATTTGCGAGCGATGGTGGGCGACGCCAAGCCAGTGCACATTGACGCGGACACGATTGCAGATGCCGATTTTGATTCACTTGCCGAGATGTCCGTCACTGGCGAGTTTCCCATTGAGGGCGGAATGCTGACCATCGAGCGAACGCGTGCGATGACGATGATAGATATCGATGGTGGCAGCGGTGCGATGACGCTGAACCTCGCTGCTGCTCGCGAGATTCCCCGCTTGTTGCAACTGCTCGATATTGGTGGCCAGATTGGCATCGATTTCCTGACGCTGCCAGACCGTGCGGCCAGGCAGGCTCTGGATGCAGCGCTGACTGAATCCTGTAAGAAACTCGGCTCGCATGAAAGAACTGCCGTCAATGGGTTCGGTTTCGTGCAGATTGTCAGACCGCGAAATGGGGCATCTGTCCAGGAGATATTATGTGGAATCACTCCCGGACGTCTATCGCTGGACAGTAAGGCTATAGCCCTGTTGCGGGCGACAGCGGTTTCAACAGGGCATGGCTGTCGAACCTTGACTGCGCCGCCCAAAATTATCGAACGGATAAAGCGATGGCCCGACACATTGGCCAAGTTGCGATTGTCACTTGGTACCGATATTGAACTGGTTTCCGACTCGTCAGTGACGGGCTATGGACATGTTCATGTCAGCCAAAGCTAA
- a CDS encoding rod shape-determining protein MreD, with product MKQVLATGRKLLGPTRDYESRIDRETSPTRMLLVPIVSVMAGSMATAWLPLIAGTPLLPPLGLMMLLAWRLMRPGMWPAWIGLPLGLFDDLFNGQPFGSSGLIWSLAMISIELIDLRGVWRDHLRDWLIAALLVMLALLAGLGISALAQPTPEVGIIIPQILLSALLYPLAVRLCSHLDAWRLAT from the coding sequence ATGAAGCAGGTGCTGGCCACCGGACGAAAGCTGCTTGGTCCGACGCGCGATTATGAAAGCCGCATCGACCGCGAAACATCGCCTACCCGGATGCTGCTGGTTCCGATCGTCTCGGTAATGGCAGGTTCTATGGCAACCGCTTGGCTGCCGCTCATCGCAGGAACGCCGTTGCTGCCACCTTTGGGCCTTATGATGCTGCTCGCATGGCGGCTCATGCGTCCGGGAATGTGGCCGGCATGGATCGGTTTACCGCTGGGCCTGTTCGACGATCTGTTCAACGGCCAGCCCTTTGGCAGTTCCGGCCTGATCTGGTCGCTGGCGATGATTTCCATCGAACTGATTGACCTGCGGGGCGTATGGCGTGACCATTTGCGGGACTGGCTTATCGCCGCACTGCTGGTTATGCTTGCCTTGCTCGCGGGGCTCGGCATTTCTGCGCTAGCCCAGCCTACTCCGGAGGTCGGCATCATCATTCCGCAAATCCTGCTGTCTGCTCTGCTCTACCCGCTAGCGGTCCGGCTGTGCTCGCACCTGGATGCATGGCGGCTCGCAACATGA